From the Myxococcales bacterium genome, one window contains:
- a CDS encoding response regulator: MTAARLRLLAVDDEPDILDFLERATRHRFTVTRCGNGEDALALLEREPFDLLITDHKMPRLTGLELLERLGPRYPTMARMLLSGYTDVPEVQRAGTVGQVHHYVVKPVDSRTLLAGIDQAFKVRSGEAAFVDAS, translated from the coding sequence ATGACGGCGGCCCGCCTGCGCCTCCTGGCGGTCGACGACGAGCCCGACATCCTCGACTTCCTCGAGCGGGCGACGCGCCATCGCTTCACCGTGACCCGGTGCGGCAACGGCGAGGACGCCCTGGCGCTGCTCGAGCGCGAGCCGTTCGATCTGCTCATCACCGATCACAAGATGCCGCGGCTCACGGGGCTGGAGCTGCTTGAGCGGCTGGGGCCGCGCTACCCGACGATGGCGCGCATGCTGCTGTCCGGCTACACCGACGTGCCCGAGGTGCAGCGGGCCGGGACGGTCGGCCAGGTGCATCACTACGTGGTCAAGCCGGTCGACTCGCGGACGCTGCTGGCGGGCATCGACCAGGCGTTCAAGGTGCGGTCGGGCGAGGCCGCGTTCGTCGACGCGAGCTAG
- a CDS encoding protein kinase has translation MVDRPFGPYHLVRQIAVGGMAEIHLAKTRGLAGFEKFVALKMIHPNFAQDEQFIEMLVDEAKIAVQLQHVNIAHTFDLGRVGETYYIVMEFVDGADLYQILRKGSERDLEMPVDVAAFVAKEMANGLDYAHRKRDGSGQPMGIVHRDVSPQNVLVSTAGEVKLVDFGIAKATMKARQTAVGVIKGKYYYMSPEQAWGERIDHRSDIFSAGIVLYEMLTSQMLYLEEDIPRLLEMVRKADIRPVRTLRKDVPPQLERIVMRALAKRAADRYPSAGELATDLERFLHTYSPVFSATKVAGHLNQALGTDEPEVEIAPTAPVVAPRRARSESAIRRNTLVTQRSELGDENSVIFRVNELEPTRRGAPDPQAARASPRMITASTLPIADVDGEIESTLITGRPDEGPTAFDGPRGLRKAARSVADLGDDYEPTVVEQVPGDAGMFEDDGGPTQTRDAFPSAAVAEVPTAPRRRGEPPPALAAMTPTPSVSELRRPRESRRTPAGGVTSLRPPASPPPPPSVLRAIVGSHDTGAPMPRVARGAGAPLSDGVPSTTAEPSTSTSTTGAAGGRAGVPGRQLPAMPAAGSLDPAFDAPTSPGTAAVPPMPWVATPPPMTYAQPPQPAYPPQPQAQQPQAQHPQAFPTGLPAHLMPYAYGSEPAPGMPGMPGYPFPYGAPPPTTSGQLQALEIDEVPAQYRISSNRSWLVRALLALVLIGGGVAAAVLIIRGGAPPPTPASIVIESKPSGALVSVDGKALTEKTPVVWRTTPGARHDIDVTLAGYQPFHDTVLIPDGGGEVKVLAFLPAQTVKLKITSTPPGADVYLNGALKGRTPIELRDLTPGSATDVELRLKDYAPEHRQLTWGHEDEQTVDVRLRR, from the coding sequence ATGGTCGATCGCCCGTTTGGCCCGTACCACCTCGTCCGCCAGATCGCGGTCGGCGGCATGGCCGAGATCCACCTGGCCAAGACCCGGGGCCTGGCGGGGTTCGAGAAGTTCGTCGCGCTGAAGATGATCCACCCCAACTTCGCGCAGGACGAGCAGTTCATCGAGATGCTCGTCGACGAGGCGAAGATCGCGGTGCAGCTGCAGCACGTCAACATCGCCCACACCTTCGACCTCGGGCGCGTCGGCGAGACCTACTACATCGTGATGGAGTTCGTCGACGGCGCGGACCTCTACCAGATCCTGCGCAAGGGCTCCGAGCGCGATCTCGAGATGCCGGTCGACGTGGCCGCGTTCGTGGCCAAGGAGATGGCCAACGGGCTCGACTACGCCCACCGCAAGCGCGACGGCTCGGGCCAGCCGATGGGCATCGTCCACCGCGACGTGTCGCCGCAGAACGTGTTGGTGTCGACGGCGGGCGAGGTCAAGCTGGTCGACTTCGGCATCGCCAAGGCGACGATGAAGGCGCGCCAGACCGCGGTCGGCGTGATCAAGGGCAAGTACTACTACATGTCCCCCGAGCAGGCCTGGGGCGAGCGCATCGACCACCGCTCGGACATCTTCTCGGCCGGCATCGTGCTGTACGAGATGCTGACCAGCCAGATGCTGTACCTCGAGGAGGACATCCCGCGCCTGCTCGAGATGGTCCGGAAGGCGGACATCCGGCCAGTGCGGACCCTGCGCAAGGACGTGCCGCCGCAGCTCGAGCGGATCGTCATGCGGGCGCTGGCCAAGCGCGCGGCCGATCGCTACCCGAGCGCCGGCGAGCTGGCCACCGACCTCGAGCGGTTCCTGCACACCTACTCGCCGGTGTTCTCGGCGACGAAGGTGGCCGGGCACCTGAACCAGGCGCTCGGCACCGACGAGCCCGAGGTCGAGATCGCGCCGACCGCGCCGGTGGTGGCGCCGCGGCGGGCGCGCTCGGAGAGCGCGATCCGGCGCAACACCCTCGTGACCCAGCGCTCGGAGCTGGGCGACGAGAACAGCGTCATCTTCCGGGTCAACGAGCTCGAGCCGACCAGGCGCGGCGCGCCCGATCCGCAGGCGGCGCGGGCGTCGCCGCGGATGATCACCGCCAGCACCTTGCCGATCGCCGACGTCGACGGCGAGATCGAGAGCACGCTCATCACCGGCCGCCCCGACGAGGGCCCGACCGCGTTCGACGGGCCGCGCGGGCTGCGCAAGGCGGCCCGGTCGGTCGCCGACCTCGGCGACGACTACGAGCCGACCGTGGTCGAGCAGGTGCCGGGCGACGCCGGCATGTTCGAGGACGACGGCGGGCCGACCCAGACCCGCGACGCGTTCCCGAGCGCGGCCGTGGCCGAGGTCCCGACCGCGCCGCGGCGGCGCGGCGAGCCGCCGCCGGCCCTCGCTGCGATGACGCCGACGCCGTCGGTCAGCGAGCTGCGGCGCCCGCGCGAGTCGCGGCGGACCCCGGCCGGGGGCGTGACGTCGCTGCGCCCGCCGGCGTCGCCGCCGCCGCCGCCGTCGGTGCTGCGGGCGATCGTCGGCAGCCACGACACCGGCGCGCCGATGCCGCGGGTCGCGCGTGGGGCCGGCGCGCCCCTGTCCGACGGCGTGCCGTCGACCACCGCCGAGCCGTCCACGTCGACCAGCACCACCGGCGCGGCCGGCGGGCGCGCCGGCGTGCCCGGCCGCCAGCTGCCGGCCATGCCCGCGGCCGGCTCGCTCGATCCGGCGTTCGACGCGCCGACCTCGCCCGGGACGGCGGCGGTGCCGCCGATGCCGTGGGTGGCGACCCCGCCGCCGATGACCTACGCGCAACCGCCGCAGCCGGCGTACCCGCCGCAGCCGCAGGCGCAGCAGCCGCAGGCGCAGCACCCGCAGGCCTTCCCGACCGGGCTGCCGGCGCACCTGATGCCCTACGCCTACGGCAGCGAGCCGGCGCCCGGCATGCCCGGCATGCCCGGCTATCCGTTCCCGTACGGCGCGCCGCCGCCGACGACCAGCGGCCAGCTCCAGGCGCTGGAGATCGACGAGGTCCCCGCCCAGTACCGCATCAGCTCGAACCGGTCGTGGCTGGTCCGGGCCCTGCTGGCGCTGGTGCTGATCGGCGGGGGCGTGGCCGCGGCGGTGCTGATCATCCGCGGCGGCGCGCCGCCACCGACGCCCGCGTCGATCGTGATCGAGTCCAAGCCGAGCGGCGCGCTGGTGTCGGTCGACGGCAAGGCGCTCACCGAGAAGACGCCGGTGGTGTGGCGGACGACGCCGGGCGCGCGCCACGACATCGACGTGACCCTGGCCGGCTACCAGCCGTTCCACGACACGGTCCTCATCCCCGACGGCGGCGGCGAGGTCAAGGTGCTGGCCTTCCTGCCGGCCCAGACCGTCAAGCTCAAGATCACCTCGACGCCACCCGGCGCCGACGTCTACCTGAACGGCGCGCTCAAGGGCCGCACGCCGATCGAGCTGCGCGATCTGACGCCGGGCTCGGCCACCGACGTCGAGCTGCGCCTCAAGGACTACGCGCCCGAGCACCGGCAGCTGACCTGGGGTCACGAGGACGAGCAGACGGTCGACGTCCGCCTCCGTCGGTGA
- a CDS encoding serine/threonine protein kinase — MRRAGALVVVAAVAALAGDAAAGRVVVVDVRAEVDLDDQAGAVTLLLRTALDRAGRPVVAPGELARVALPIDQPAALGAGMAALDADTVIACDLLRVGTSLQASILAVDRTGAVVAAGTASAGDGDAVGLTRAIVAVVAPAIGGGGTVPAASVGQLRPFVAAAHAVARGDLAAAARVVAAGDPVIALRVSAIAAALRPGWAGAAADQPSALTIAQLAGTPKDVLDLAPGSSPRERAARALARLAGAALDEAARELAGKGGREPWLDVAAARLAHARGDRAAVTAAVRRLLAAPQPFAPALALVVALPAGAVPAAEEERALAQARTDPRWARLASVLGLRVAHRGAFAALAAVHTLDLDDAELNQLEPAVVRAAAEGNRDGLRLTAELAARRADPRAVATAVQVWLAAAIDDPEAQLFRGRLAFAARRLDEARDAFTAARAERELARVALARGDWATAERLLATAPDDSVEKQLVAIQLALARGDAAAARVTIDRARVAAPASADLLRARAIVLEQGGDAAGARADRALAERVSPGVATVVDLTSTGPTSKAPPTATTTALPPGGTRLRRELEAMLPPLALDPAGRIAIIGVRGPGPGLLTLRVAEPARLGPALTAVVQASGHVVVAGGPAWIAEPIDVDRLTAVAADLGATHLLLYRLTSDGGRAHVRLIYFQRGVANARAFEASFDGGATGLVRWNQDRLILIALALGVLALFAVAWIVRGRSRIVVTIERDPDGSDEVLAIELSRSARRPTISDTGAFRRDTMRAGHQLSDTSARLPSDRTTFRVSPGTWYVHVYGVYTREFGDRIVPPMHSQQVTVGRGAHVDARFDLGLPVAEVKVTIHDERRQGVAIWLDDGQADRVYTDASGQVTLYATIGSHTLYIDPGDMRIEKQLPISAAKIEKVIINLPRERRLAEVSEGLTLAPTEHGPASAPVIDGSIGAMLTSPPAAAAPAPVVIAPVVASAPTQMMAAGFASGVAATAAGMAAGTPDAPGASQRITAVTDAVLASTVLGRYRFDAELGSGAMGVVYRAWDLHLERTVAVKLMARAVREIPDAMAFFVQEAKALAQLNHPNIVAVYDQVSDGLEQFMIMEFVDGITLEKLLSDRGRLSLRQALGVIDQLCTGLAYAHSRKVIHRDIKPANIFISREKVVKLGDFGLARVMREIEIRQTDVRGTPLYMAPEQVSGTNINHRADLYAAGCTLFELCTGRPPFIDGNVMHHHLVTAPPILSSLCPEAPPALDQLIADCLAKDAHARVDSATAISDRVRAIAAAL; from the coding sequence ATGCGGCGCGCCGGGGCTCTCGTCGTCGTCGCGGCCGTGGCCGCGCTCGCTGGCGACGCGGCCGCCGGGCGCGTCGTCGTCGTCGACGTCCGGGCCGAGGTCGACCTCGACGACCAGGCGGGCGCGGTGACGCTGCTCCTGCGCACCGCGCTCGATCGCGCCGGTCGACCGGTCGTGGCGCCGGGCGAGCTCGCGCGGGTCGCGCTGCCGATCGATCAGCCCGCGGCGCTCGGCGCCGGCATGGCCGCGCTCGACGCGGACACGGTGATCGCGTGCGATCTGCTGCGGGTCGGGACCAGCTTGCAGGCGTCGATCCTCGCGGTCGATCGCACCGGGGCTGTGGTCGCGGCCGGCACGGCCAGCGCCGGCGACGGCGACGCGGTCGGCCTGACCCGGGCCATCGTGGCGGTGGTCGCGCCCGCGATCGGCGGCGGCGGCACCGTGCCGGCGGCCTCGGTCGGGCAGCTGCGGCCGTTCGTGGCCGCGGCCCACGCGGTCGCGCGCGGCGACCTGGCGGCGGCCGCGCGCGTGGTCGCCGCGGGCGATCCGGTGATCGCGCTGCGGGTGTCGGCGATCGCGGCGGCGCTGCGCCCGGGCTGGGCCGGCGCCGCCGCCGATCAGCCGTCGGCGCTGACGATCGCGCAGCTCGCGGGCACGCCCAAGGACGTGCTCGACCTCGCGCCCGGCTCGTCCCCGCGCGAGCGCGCGGCCCGGGCCCTCGCGCGCCTGGCCGGGGCCGCCCTCGACGAGGCCGCCCGGGAGCTGGCCGGCAAGGGCGGGCGCGAGCCGTGGCTCGACGTCGCGGCCGCGCGGCTGGCCCACGCCCGCGGTGATCGCGCGGCCGTGACCGCGGCGGTGCGGCGCCTGCTCGCGGCGCCGCAGCCGTTCGCCCCGGCGCTGGCGCTCGTGGTCGCGCTGCCCGCGGGGGCGGTGCCCGCCGCCGAGGAGGAGCGCGCGCTGGCGCAGGCCCGCACCGATCCGCGGTGGGCCCGGCTGGCCTCGGTGCTCGGGCTGCGCGTCGCGCACCGGGGGGCGTTCGCGGCGCTGGCCGCCGTCCACACGCTCGATCTCGACGACGCCGAGCTCAACCAGCTGGAGCCGGCGGTCGTGCGCGCCGCCGCCGAGGGCAACCGCGATGGCCTGCGCCTCACCGCCGAGCTCGCCGCCCGCCGCGCCGATCCGCGCGCGGTCGCGACCGCGGTCCAGGTGTGGCTGGCGGCGGCCATCGACGACCCCGAGGCCCAGCTGTTCCGCGGTCGGCTGGCGTTCGCCGCCCGCCGCCTCGACGAGGCGCGCGACGCCTTCACCGCGGCCCGGGCCGAGCGCGAGCTGGCGCGGGTGGCGCTGGCCCGGGGTGACTGGGCCACCGCCGAGCGCTTGCTGGCGACCGCGCCCGACGACTCGGTCGAGAAGCAGCTGGTCGCGATCCAGCTCGCGCTGGCGCGCGGCGACGCCGCGGCGGCGCGCGTCACGATCGATCGCGCCCGGGTGGCGGCGCCCGCCAGCGCCGATCTGCTGCGGGCCCGGGCGATCGTGCTCGAGCAGGGCGGCGACGCCGCCGGCGCCCGCGCCGACCGCGCCCTGGCCGAGCGCGTCTCGCCCGGCGTCGCCACGGTCGTCGATCTGACGTCGACCGGCCCGACGAGCAAGGCGCCGCCGACCGCGACCACGACCGCGCTGCCCCCGGGCGGCACGCGCCTGCGCCGCGAGCTCGAGGCGATGCTGCCGCCGCTGGCGCTCGATCCCGCCGGCCGGATCGCGATCATCGGCGTCCGCGGCCCCGGCCCCGGCCTCCTCACGTTGCGCGTCGCCGAGCCCGCCCGGCTGGGCCCGGCGTTGACCGCGGTCGTGCAGGCGTCCGGCCACGTCGTGGTCGCCGGTGGCCCGGCGTGGATCGCCGAGCCGATCGACGTCGATCGCCTGACCGCGGTCGCGGCCGACCTCGGCGCGACCCACCTGCTCCTGTACCGGCTGACCAGCGACGGCGGCCGCGCCCACGTGCGCCTGATCTACTTCCAGCGCGGCGTCGCCAACGCCCGCGCGTTCGAGGCCTCGTTCGACGGCGGCGCCACCGGCCTGGTGCGCTGGAACCAGGATCGCCTGATCCTGATCGCGCTGGCGCTGGGCGTGCTGGCGCTGTTCGCGGTGGCGTGGATCGTCCGCGGGCGCAGCCGGATCGTCGTCACGATCGAGCGTGACCCCGACGGCAGCGACGAGGTCCTCGCGATCGAGCTGTCGCGCTCGGCGCGACGGCCGACGATCAGCGACACGGGCGCCTTCCGGCGCGACACGATGCGCGCCGGCCACCAGCTGTCCGACACCAGCGCGCGCCTGCCGTCCGACCGCACCACGTTCCGGGTGTCGCCCGGCACCTGGTACGTCCACGTCTACGGCGTCTACACCCGCGAGTTCGGCGATCGGATCGTGCCGCCGATGCACTCGCAGCAGGTCACCGTGGGCCGCGGCGCCCACGTCGACGCCCGGTTCGACCTGGGCCTGCCGGTGGCCGAGGTCAAGGTGACGATCCACGACGAGCGCCGCCAGGGCGTCGCGATCTGGCTCGACGACGGCCAGGCCGATCGGGTCTACACCGACGCCAGCGGCCAGGTCACGCTCTACGCCACGATCGGCAGCCACACGCTCTACATCGATCCCGGCGACATGCGGATCGAGAAGCAGCTGCCGATCAGCGCCGCCAAGATCGAGAAGGTGATCATCAACCTGCCGCGCGAGCGCCGGCTGGCCGAGGTGTCCGAGGGGCTGACGCTGGCCCCGACCGAGCACGGCCCGGCGTCGGCGCCGGTCATCGACGGCTCGATCGGCGCGATGCTCACCAGCCCGCCGGCCGCGGCCGCGCCCGCGCCGGTGGTGATCGCCCCGGTCGTCGCCTCGGCGCCGACCCAGATGATGGCCGCCGGGTTCGCGTCAGGCGTCGCGGCCACCGCGGCCGGCATGGCCGCCGGCACCCCCGACGCGCCCGGGGCGTCGCAGCGCATCACCGCGGTCACCGACGCGGTGCTGGCGTCGACCGTGCTCGGTCGGTATCGCTTCGACGCCGAGCTCGGCAGCGGCGCGATGGGCGTGGTCTACCGCGCCTGGGACCTGCACCTCGAGCGCACGGTCGCGGTCAAGCTGATGGCCCGCGCCGTCCGCGAGATCCCCGACGCGATGGCGTTCTTCGTCCAGGAGGCCAAGGCCCTCGCCCAGCTCAACCACCCCAACATCGTCGCGGTCTACGATCAGGTCTCGGACGGGCTCGAGCAGTTCATGATCATGGAGTTCGTCGACGGGATCACGCTCGAGAAGCTCCTGTCCGATCGCGGTCGGCTGAGCCTGCGCCAGGCGCTGGGCGTGATCGATCAGCTCTGCACCGGCCTGGCCTACGCTCACAGCCGCAAGGTCATCCACCGCGACATCAAGCCGGCCAACATCTTCATCTCGCGCGAGAAGGTCGTGAAGCTGGGCGATTTCGGCCTGGCCCGGGTCATGCGCGAGATCGAGATCCGCCAGACCGACGTGCGCGGCACGCCGCTGTACATGGCGCCCGAGCAGGTCAGCGGCACCAACATCAACCACCGGGCCGACCTGTACGCGGCCGGGTGCACGCTGTTCGAGCTGTGCACCGGGCGGCCGCCGTTCATCGACGGCAACGTCATGCACCATCACCTCGTCACCGCGCCGCCGATCCTGTCGAGCCTGTGCCCCGAGGCGCCGCCGGCGCTCGATCAGCTCATCGCCGACTGCCTGGCCAAGGACGCCCACGCCCGGGTCGACAGCGCGACCGCCATCAGCGACCGGGTCCGCGCGATCGCCGCCGCGCTGTAG
- a CDS encoding TonB-dependent receptor, whose amino-acid sequence MSRFAKLMTAVALVGIGAGRAAAQDGPSPIDIEVPLVIVDVGGVGEDGSGESDAELDLANVVQSAAKGVTTVQEAPAIVTVLTADEIRDRQFQTIDQVIDTVPGFQRNGLLHSQFAQNTARGTPQALQFLHDSVSLFDPFINIATLNRLQPLETIKRIEVITGPGGVLWGANSFLGVVNVITKDADDVDGVEMGGQLGHGDGDRANGRVYAMAGLPDLLDGKLKAFVHGAFETYEGAGFEMPAHRFSAPLPQPNSVDYYGPLTKASPPRSYLFNFSTKLTYDKLQFRAYVPFIERHTPLGFPGFVVRETLPEDQRCTPTGPSDGCVDKDRKARDNQLNYFDRYAVLEYRDRFAGGRAGLKLQAYLTQFVRDSAQIGVLAPIAGLLEGGLAFRFNATTYRAGGAVEGDIELPSNLRLQYGGEAFKEFALNDVTRSRQGDGIEASFLGPYDLDRLPLPCPREPDPENPGASRAIAGCPLTFAFPASRTILGAYLNPQWRPRKKLILDAGVRVQAAPERLGNQSYPLTTLFSGTAVYNFVPNWHLKLNFAQGFRPPVFNNTNSNGEAVQIDGRPDLKVETSDAAQAEVNARIFKGKRRIRELSFRVDYSYTRLQNTIQVVSGRYENTADRGIHSAEALAKLYVVGGHRIELAYTFLRVNTADKGIQKSLPEHMFHLAGVWSLLSDKLSLTTDLRVIGAIEDPNRLIEYRGYHEAGPGEVDPSTGMPILEGTIVNPQGGVSPTGIRSAPSDLVLDRLPPAADLSLGLTYMASRKLIVRGTVFNAFNARYYQPDVFSDYEPRLEFLPNPWEDWRAYLSAEYTY is encoded by the coding sequence ATGAGCCGCTTCGCCAAACTGATGACGGCGGTCGCGCTGGTCGGGATCGGCGCCGGCCGGGCCGCGGCCCAGGACGGCCCGTCCCCGATCGACATCGAGGTGCCGCTGGTCATCGTCGACGTCGGCGGCGTGGGCGAGGACGGCAGCGGCGAGTCCGACGCCGAGCTCGACCTGGCCAACGTCGTCCAGAGCGCCGCCAAGGGCGTCACGACCGTCCAGGAGGCACCCGCGATCGTCACGGTGCTCACCGCCGACGAGATCCGCGATCGCCAGTTCCAGACGATCGATCAGGTCATCGACACCGTCCCGGGGTTCCAGCGCAACGGCCTGCTGCACAGCCAGTTCGCCCAGAACACCGCCCGCGGCACGCCCCAGGCGTTGCAGTTCTTGCACGACTCGGTGTCGCTGTTCGACCCGTTCATCAACATCGCCACGCTCAACCGGCTCCAGCCGCTCGAGACGATCAAGCGGATCGAGGTCATCACCGGCCCTGGCGGCGTGCTCTGGGGCGCCAACTCGTTCCTCGGCGTGGTCAACGTGATCACCAAGGACGCCGACGACGTCGACGGCGTCGAGATGGGCGGCCAGCTCGGCCACGGCGACGGCGACCGCGCCAACGGCCGCGTCTACGCGATGGCCGGCCTGCCCGATCTGCTCGACGGCAAGCTCAAGGCGTTCGTGCACGGTGCGTTCGAGACCTACGAGGGCGCGGGCTTCGAGATGCCGGCCCACCGGTTCTCGGCGCCGCTGCCGCAGCCCAACTCGGTCGACTACTACGGCCCGCTGACCAAGGCGTCGCCGCCGCGCAGCTACCTGTTCAACTTCTCGACCAAGCTCACCTACGACAAGCTGCAGTTCCGCGCCTACGTCCCGTTCATCGAGCGCCACACGCCGCTGGGCTTCCCGGGCTTCGTCGTGCGCGAGACCCTGCCCGAGGACCAGCGCTGCACCCCGACCGGTCCCTCCGACGGCTGCGTCGACAAGGACCGCAAGGCCCGCGACAACCAGCTCAACTACTTCGATCGCTACGCGGTGCTCGAGTACCGCGACCGCTTCGCCGGTGGCCGCGCCGGCCTGAAGCTGCAGGCCTACCTGACCCAGTTCGTGCGCGACTCGGCGCAGATCGGCGTGCTCGCGCCGATCGCGGGCCTGCTCGAGGGCGGCCTCGCCTTCCGGTTCAACGCCACCACGTACCGCGCCGGCGGCGCCGTCGAAGGTGACATCGAGCTGCCATCGAACCTGCGCCTGCAGTACGGCGGCGAGGCGTTCAAGGAGTTCGCGCTCAACGACGTGACCCGGTCGCGCCAGGGCGACGGCATCGAGGCGTCGTTCCTGGGCCCGTACGACCTCGATCGCCTGCCGCTGCCGTGCCCGCGCGAGCCCGATCCCGAAAACCCGGGCGCCTCCCGCGCGATCGCCGGCTGTCCGCTGACGTTCGCGTTCCCGGCCAGCCGCACGATCCTCGGCGCCTACCTGAACCCGCAGTGGCGGCCGCGCAAGAAGCTGATCCTCGACGCGGGCGTCCGCGTCCAGGCCGCGCCCGAGCGCCTCGGCAACCAGAGCTACCCGCTCACCACGCTGTTCTCAGGCACGGCGGTCTACAACTTCGTCCCGAACTGGCACCTCAAGCTCAACTTCGCGCAGGGCTTCCGCCCCCCGGTGTTCAACAACACCAACTCCAACGGTGAGGCCGTCCAGATCGACGGTCGCCCCGACCTGAAGGTCGAGACCTCCGACGCCGCCCAGGCTGAGGTCAACGCCCGTATCTTCAAGGGCAAGCGCCGCATCCGCGAGCTGTCGTTCCGCGTCGACTACTCCTACACCCGCCTGCAGAACACCATCCAGGTGGTCTCGGGCCGCTACGAGAACACCGCGGACCGCGGCATCCACTCGGCCGAGGCGCTCGCCAAGCTCTACGTCGTCGGCGGCCACCGCATCGAGCTGGCCTACACGTTCCTGCGGGTCAACACGGCCGACAAGGGCATCCAGAAGTCGCTGCCGGAGCACATGTTCCACCTCGCCGGGGTCTGGAGCCTGCTCAGCGACAAGCTGTCGCTCACCACCGATCTGCGCGTGATCGGCGCGATCGAGGATCCCAACCGCCTGATCGAGTACCGCGGCTACCACGAGGCCGGTCCCGGCGAGGTCGATCCCTCCACGGGGATGCCGATCCTCGAGGGCACGATCGTCAACCCCCAGGGCGGCGTCTCGCCGACCGGCATCCGCAGCGCGCCGTCGGACCTCGTCCTCGATCGCCTGCCGCCCGCCGCCGATCTGTCGCTCGGCCTCACCTACATGGCCTCGCGCAAGCTGATCGTGCGCGGCACGGTGTTCAACGCCTTCAACGCCCGCTACTACCAGCCCGACGTGTTCTCCGACTACGAGCCCCGCCTCGAGTTCCTGCCCAACCCGTGGGAGGACTGGCGCGCCTACCTGTCGGCCGAGTACACGTACTGA